In Sphingomonas sp. LT1P40, the following are encoded in one genomic region:
- a CDS encoding M10 family metallopeptidase C-terminal domain-containing protein, producing the protein LQRGPVGDSNSFDITLDDSLVADDGRLTIWGYPLLTSLRVDGSAEAGGDLRIYGGAVGDNLIGGGGDDWLWGGAGGDRLTGGAGRDIFAYDVASQSTGINFDTLVGFDATQDRIDLPFAVTSVAAPVSGSLSLATFNEDLAAAIGAAQMASGQAVLFTAVGGDMDGQTFLIVNGLNSAAGYQNGSDYVFHLESPVSTIITPDPFV; encoded by the coding sequence CGTTGCAACGCGGCCCGGTCGGTGACAGCAACAGCTTCGACATCACGCTGGACGACAGCCTGGTCGCGGACGACGGTCGCCTGACGATCTGGGGCTATCCGCTGCTGACCTCGCTCAGGGTCGATGGCTCGGCGGAAGCCGGTGGCGATCTGCGCATCTATGGCGGCGCGGTGGGCGATAACCTGATCGGCGGCGGTGGTGACGACTGGTTGTGGGGCGGCGCGGGTGGCGACCGGCTGACCGGCGGCGCGGGCCGGGATATTTTCGCCTATGACGTGGCGAGCCAATCGACCGGCATCAACTTTGACACGCTGGTCGGGTTCGATGCGACGCAGGACAGGATCGACCTGCCGTTCGCGGTTACGAGCGTGGCGGCACCCGTCAGCGGCAGCCTGTCGCTGGCGACGTTCAACGAAGACCTGGCCGCCGCGATCGGCGCGGCGCAGATGGCATCGGGTCAGGCGGTGCTGTTCACCGCGGTTGGCGGCGACATGGACGGCCAGACCTTCCTGATCGTCAACGGCCTCAACTCCGCTGCCGGATATCAGAATGGCAGCGACTATGTGTTCCACCTGGAAAGCCCGGTGAGCACGATCATCACACC